The sequence tgagcagacaaacaggttgtTTTTGTGGATGACATCACCAGACGCGAATGCTGACGTCACTGCCAACGCTGGGGATTAGCGAAAGGCCCGGAGaagagaagggattgtttcttggaatttgtggcgcgtcCGCTACTCGTAGCGCTGCCGCTTTTGACATTGATCGgagatggtttaggggccctttaaggctcaATCATTGTACCAACCccttgcgacacggcgtcctcattcGGAGACACGACCATAcctttgccatttctgtgcactatgGGCAAGGAAGAGATCGCAGACAatgagctaatggtaaattaagcattcttgttaCGTGCATGTAGTTCCTTTATGCCTCTTCTGGTTAAAATATTTGGTATAcacgatcgctttggtgaagACAATACCGCGTTTAACGAGACATCGACGTGGGTCGTTTCGGCAGGAACTTCAaaatgttttatttcttttttttattttttaggcaTGCTCGCTGCAGACGGTAACTGTCGCATGTAACTTGAGTGGGTCGTTGAAATAAAGAAATACAGCATTACTGGCTGCAGAATAATTCAATAATTATTTATGCTGTAATTACAATTACTTGCTGTAAAGTACGCTACAAATTATTCTAACAGTTACATTTGCTTTAAATTTGGTTTCCAGACCGTTGGCATTAAATCATGCAACTTTCACACATTCATAGACAGCCAATCATAATGCGTGTCGAAAAGGGCTAACGCACAAAATGACATGCTCGTCCCGTCTTTCTTTACACTTTGTGCTATTTATTTCTGTATAACAGCTGCTTGGGCAAGCTGGTACATCTCTTACAGGAATGTTAACAGCGCTGAGGCCCTAGATAATGAACGCAGGACAGCTCTTGTCGTTTTCCTTCATTGTCTTTCGTCGTCATTTAGGTCTCTTAACTTTCCTCTATGAGATTTATATTATCTACATTTCCTGTTTATTGCAGTACATTGAAaaattgggcttgttggtacaaacGTTGTCACAGAAGACCACCTCAAAGTCAGGACGCATGCAGGCAAGAAAGAAGCACGTCCGTGGGAGCCGCTGCGTCAGcctagggttgatcttcaggacccgaataaagttcatcataccacaGCGCTGACGTAATAGTATGCATTGTGGGCTGATGTGCGCTGATGTGGTGGTGTGTGATGGTGTGATTGTACGCTGGTTTTCCCCCCAAAACACGTGTATTGCAGCGCCCTGAATTCCTTTAACAGGACGAAGATAAGACATAGAAACAACTCGGGAGTGAAATGCAGTCCACTTTAACCAGGGCGGATGAAGTGCGTACCTTGTTGTGTCCGGTGCGCAGGCAGTAAAtgctgtcgtcgtcggcggcgtcgctGCTTTCCCAGAAGCTACGCCAGCGCTCTCCGACGGCTGGATCGGCGCGACGTCGCTCGATCAGCTCATGCGCCAGGGCCCGGGCGATGACCTGGTTGCGCCGAGTTGTTAGATAATGATAGACATACCGAGAACGTTGCTCGGGCATGTAGGGATATGAATATATAGAGACACGTATAAAGCCGAACCCCGTTACACTGAAGCAGCGCCGGGACCGTAAGActgttcgttatatccgatattcggtGTAGCAGTGTAGATAAATATCGGCTTTAACAAATCTGCAATCTGGCTGGTGCCAAGATCATAGATACAAAAACGCATTATCCTAGACTACAAACCCGCTATAAATGAGATAATCCTTACCGGTCTCCTTCTGGAATTTCACACGCGCTTCCGCAGTGTTCCCTTTCTGTTCGTACGGTAGCGCAACTAGTCAAATGCGTTGACTTTTTGCTTTTCGCTGGATTACCAAGATTTGCGCAACTTCTTTAAACGATTAAAAAAATATGTGGTTGGGAgctttctttcaatatttattttgttttttatgcTACCTTTTGAGTCTAGAGCCTCGCATGAACCATATATTTGTCTCGCTTTTTCGATTTCGTTATAAGAAGAATGAACGACACTGACCTACCAAAGTTCGTATCTAGTTCGCTATAACTGATAGTTTGAAATATCAATGTtctttgcaaatcagttctgcgaaatcccgcaaggtggcggaagggttaagaaagggaaaataaacaaccacccgtttgtagcacgaagccacacaaggaaatccatacggatttccttgtgtgGCTTCGTGCCTTGTGTGGCTCAgtgaaatccgtatggatttccttgtgtggcttcgtgctacaaacgggtggttgtctattttccctttcttaacccttccgccaccttgcgggattccgcagaactgatttgcaatatgtgtccagttgcttcgagttgtcgacgaattcgccctcgcgctgccaattgctagcttcctggttagctcaattggtagagcgaccgccccggaaaggcgttggtcccgggttcgatccccggaccaggacgaatttttcggcaactaagaggctttatttcagagaaatccgtatggatttccttgtgtggcttcgtgctacaaacgggtggttgtctattttccctttcttaacccttccgccaccttgcgggattccgcagaactgatttgcaatatgtgtccagttgcttcgagttgtcgacgaATTCGCCCtggcgctgccaattgctagcttcctggttagctcaattggtagagcgaccaccccggaaaggcgttggtcccgggttcgatccccggaccaggacgaatttttcggcaactaagaggctttatttcagagaaatccgtatggatttccttgtgtggcttcgtgctacaaacgggtggttgtctattttccctttcttatcaGTGTTCTTTATAACGAGGTTTAACTGTAATAGACGCGGACATACAACTGGACAGCTCGACTTCACAGACACAAGCACACACCACAAACAAATTAAGCTAATGCTTCGTGAAATGTCTTCGTCGATTTACGAAGACCAGCCCTCTTGTTAGAGCATTGGGATTAGCAACACCGCTTATAGACTACTTATCCATCACTTTGGCGCTTTACGATGATGCTTTGTGTGTTTTCTAGTGCATCGTTACAATTTAAGAGTAATGAAACACCGTGACAAGTCTTCCGTATCTTTATTGTATTCTTTCTGTCTTATTGCGCTGACTCTCAAGAAGGACTTTTACAGACTACACTGTCAATGAACCTCCCATTGAGTCCATGAACCTCTCCAAGGCCAACAAAGCTTGAGAAGGTTCACAAAGAAAGCTCGCCTTTAAATGGATCATAAACCAACCCTCAGGCATGGTGAAAAAAACAAGTCCTGTAGAAAACAGACGCTgttatgaacagctcagccaaatgttGCAGTAGAGCGCGGGAAGGAGGATTTGCAAGCGGAGCGCCAATTTACCATttcctcaggtgccctctttttatacagaggcctgtgctcactctcttcggagctgccggctcctgctgtttgacgtcaaacagcagacAGCACGCTAttgacataaatcgagagcggcttttggatcagatgcgcttcttcccATGGGTTACCGCCACGTGCCGGCGTCGgcctccatagtctgctaacattacacagtagccacactagcgcgcacaggaatcacaacagGAGAGAGCGACCGCATTTCATAACGCTTGCTCAAGGtcgtgacgcgcgctgacgcaatttcccccgtgccatccctctctATGTAGAtgccagcgcgctcgtcgggacgagagaaaaaATCGCGGGACAAAATCCTGCAACTCCGTTCatacgcgtgcgcacaggggagggggggggggcgtccccctagtcacctaggaggggggcgcaaaatcagccccatacattgacccccctagtcacctaagaggggggggggggcgcagaatcTGCCTCCTACATTGACTTGGTTTGGGGGtgtcgctgcgatgaaccttcgcaccccctgataagggaaccctgcgcacgcctatgactccgctcattcttgacggattcgagaaattttgggGGCAATCGATTTGCGAGTTCATTctatactgaggtcattcgatgattacctaGAAaaatggttcatgacccctttaaatactgtgggcagcttgcactagtggtgcaaggctagactaacagcggagcttgtggaCCACTGAGATTATTAGCAAGACCTTAATTAGCATGGTCACATTTAGCAAGCTGGTAATTAGCAAGGTCTCGATTACCATAGTCTTAATTAGGAAGCTCctgtctctctgtctatttctgttTCCTTTCTCTTCTGTTCAAGCTTCTCATTTCTGTAGTTCGAAAGGCACACGCATTGAagaaacgcctacattgcacACACATCGCGTCAACATCAAtgggtgtgctggccacaggccttattatccGCCAAATTACTAGGCGATACAGAGAAATGCACTGTAACTATCCTCATTTCTCGAACGTACGTCGGcaagagcaaactgtctttatttatagtcaatcctaagatgaagaagaggacgaagagagcgcgcccaGGCCGAGTCATTGCGTTGCCCACGCTAGGCGCAGCTTAGTTTTCTGGTCACGCAAAACGGCGGAACGAACAGCTTGAACAGCTCCGCAGTTAAGAAGTAATAGTAATAGTGGCGCACACACCTGACCCAGCGCAGCGAGGTTGTACGCCGGCGGTGCTCCCGGAACGTAGAAGGGCGGCCGGAAGAAGGCGACCGGCGAGTCCACGCTGACCGCCGACGTCATGGCCGGAAGCAGCGCCTGCGCCAGCGGTGGGAGGGAGTGCCAGGCGCGCAGGCGGCGCAGCCAGCGCCGCGGGAAGCTGCCTCCTGCACCCACGGGCCTTTGCAGCGTCGTTCCGTTCGtgctctgacaaaaaaaaaaaaaaaaaaaaaaacagggacgtAACGTTATTTCAACAGCTGTTTATGATTGGAGTAGCGCCGTGTGTCCTGCGTGTAAAActtagcgggtatgcgccacagagagCGGGTACGTGCCaaacagctcctagcatagcatagccatagtatagtaaagcaagggggtgggaaagggaagtgagggtgaggaggaaagaaaggcggaggggagagggtaaaacacgGCATGGACTTGTATAGCGTAGTTTAGCAAGAGGATGGGAAATGGAAATGAGAGTGAGGAGCAGGACAAGgtggaggtgagagggtaaaccatagcatagccatgtacagcaaGTAGAGCAAAAGGTGGGGAAGAGAagcgagggaaaggaggagggaaaggaggagagagggcaatatagaaagagaaaagaaagaaagaaagaaagaaagaaagaaagaaagaaagatgaaagaaagaaaaggagatgaTGAAGAAAGATGAAGAGAGAACTCAATCTGAGTTCGCCAGCTaatggcgcttgcttgccagttcCGCAGTTTACtgagatttcacaggcgtggaactggcaagctttttttttttaataacgacGAAACACGTCTGCGGAAAGAGGCAAGATGGAGGATCGTCCACAAAACAGGAGGATGGCCATCAACCCGTCTCACAATGAAAACTTCGCAGTTGAAGGAAAATTCGGGCCagacctaatttttttttctggaacaaGCCTCGACTCAAAACTTTTGTCCTTCACACGACGGAGTTGAGTAGAGCGCCGCCACTCGACAGACAATGACGCAAAAATTCTTGCCGATTATCACACATACACAGTGGCACCTATTGCGAAAGGGCGGCGCTGCCATCGACTTTCTCGATTCGAGGTGGAGCGTTCTCGAATGCGGAGCTAAGTTTCGTCGAGCGACTTTCGTCAAGCGCCATTGAGTGACACCAATTAGAGATTCCCAGAGCAgcgtatagatggcttgcattgatgtcTGTGAAACCGCCGTGTGGGAGCACCATCATGCGGGGACGCGACGTTTGCGAtgttaatgttatcaaaacatcacatgcaggttctttcgttgTTCACACACAGAGACGTTCCGGCCAGGTCGTTTTCACATTGatgcaacttgtttgtcatcaaagccgccatcgtggagtgccAGTAAGTACAGAAGCTGCATTCAGAAGCGCCCAAGACCattgttaaatgtgcgatgggttCGGCCTGATTACAGGTTAAACTTTATATTGTCCAAACCGCCTCATGTATCAATGgccgcttagaacatgccctttcaATAAAGAACGAAACAGGGTCATATCGGCCGTTAAAATCGgaatttatcggataaatccgaattcgCAAAAATTTTACCGTCgagtatttatcgtattttatttcggatttatccgaaaacacgcaGAGCTGGTTATAACTGATTGGCTCCAAATCTCGTTGTCTCAAAGAAAACACATAGACGAACAGCTTCAGCCACCGTTCTTGGCCTGCTTAGCCACATCATATTTGACTGCGCGCTGAACGGGCGATACGTCCCGTCACGTTGAATGAGCTGTACGAATCGACATGTATTACGAACCATTCCATCCTTATGTCCATTCTTATAAGATAACATGGTTTTACGACACTTAGTTTGCTGCATAACCTGTGGAGTCTTGCTTTTACAACGGAACGGTTTCCAGCACGATACTCGGACACGAACAGTTAGTGTCatccaagaaaaaaattacgccatctcccgctaaatgggaccatgaggcgatgcgaagccggagcacttgcatgattgcgttccgttggcgttcgttgggcatgctaccgacctcgcgtcgtggaacgcgaagtggaacgctacgcgcgtcttgtcttccctctagcctggccgttaattctcacagggcgagcggggaacgcggtcgacaggcgcgtgagaggggggcagcataagagaggagagagagggggaggtgacgcgcatgcgctggcgctcatcgcggcgttgcgcagaagagaatttcggcatgtctagcccgcgtttcagaggaagaggggagaggggagggaagagggagtggagaggaggtgtgtggagagggtatgcgcatgcgcagtaagggtggtcacgccgcacaccaccaccaccaccagtttgaactccgtataagatgcttcgcatctaaaaatgcagTGCTAGAACCAGAGGAGCAATGAATGCACCAACTAGGCGGAACCAACGTCTTACTTAGCATCGTCAAACCTCTCTGCGTATTCAGAATTACGaaatgtaataatatctgggtttttacgttccaaaactacgatatgatattGAGTCACACAGCAGTGGAGGGCTCAGAAAATTTcgcccatctggtgttctttaacgggcactgacatcgcacagtacacggacaacaagcatttctcctccatcgaaacgcgaccgccttggccgggatcgaacccacaaccttctggtcagtagccgagcaccgcaaccaccgtaccaccgaggcggacgagaATTACGAAAGAACGCGCAGAGTGGGCAGTTGGCCCGCCCCTATTTTATCTTACAAAGAAACTAAGAAAACCTTTCTTGGGCCTTCGAGCGCAGCGAAAAGGTGTTCGTGATCAGCTTCCAGCCGTCTAGAATCCGGTAACAGTGCCACTTGTGATGTAGCACTGGTCGTTGGAGAAGGCGCCGAGACCGCCTCTGCTGCGACGGGGCTACCGTTGGTGGCGCTGCCTTTGAAGATGGAAGCCACGGCTCCCTGGAGCTCTGCCATGAAGCCCGTCACGTCTAGTACGGTCGCTGAGGGCACTGCGTTCTTGCCTGTGCACGAAATACGAACAATACTCATTTCCAGTCCAGGTTTTCTttcttacatcgaagacgtctATGGCTAGGTTCTGACGCATCGCGTCCTCGCACAAAACGACGCGCAGAACAATCATTTTCGCCGCTTCTCGCCACCGCTGATGCCTATTTCACAAGTGTCTCGATGCTCGGCGGCGGCACTCCCAACCAGTCTTTGTGCC comes from Rhipicephalus sanguineus isolate Rsan-2018 chromosome 7, BIME_Rsan_1.4, whole genome shotgun sequence and encodes:
- the LOC119399073 gene encoding uncharacterized protein LOC119399073, with protein sequence MSIVRISCTGKNAVPSATVLDVTGFMAELQGAVASIFKGSATNGSPVAAEAVSAPSPTTSATSQVALLPDSRRLEADHEHLFAALEGPRKSTNGTTLQRPVGAGGSFPRRWLRRLRAWHSLPPLAQALLPAMTSAVSVDSPVAFFRPPFYVPGAPPAYNLAALGQVIARALAHELIERRRADPAVGERWRSFWESSDAADDDSIYCLRTGHNKNDTWRQRRLNESEIGDAARLREALGSRIAYLAFQRNRRSAAAAGGGAVRRPAAADHLPGVNLSSKQQFFVMHCALGCAMGGDRGRALPGSPADQLQQRCMVVYQTRRRLVDRSCGATLASGSVPNDCRYI